The Planctomonas sp. JC2975 DNA window GAATGCGTCGCGGTCACCGGCGGATGCGGATGCGCCAGGCGGCACCGACGTGCCGCCAGCGTCCTCTGGTCGCGGCGCTGCATTGGTCGGGTCGGTCATCGGCGGGTCACTCCTCGTCGCTGTAAGCGCTCGTACGTGTCGTGTTCGTGGGTGTCGCCGGCGAGCCGAGCGGCCCGGCGACGGGCGGCGTCTGCGCCCCGCCGGCCGGCGGCTCGGTGCCTTCCGGCGCGGGCCTTCCGAGCGTATCGGTCGCCCCGCCGACGGCGAGGCGCACCTCGTGCTCGAGATCCTCGAGCACGGATGCGGTCGCGAGCGCCTCGGCATCGGTTCCCGGCGTCGAGTCCACCAGCGCCTCCCGAACGTCGACGAGCGGGCGACCGGTCAGCCCGGCCGCCGCGATGACGATCTGGTCGACGTACGCGTTCGGCGGCAGCCCGCAGAGTCGCCCGATCCGGCGCAGGGCGCCTACCCGGAGCGCATCCAGGGCGTGCGAGCGTGCGGATGCCCTGCGGTACAGCTGTGCCCGGCCGTCGATCGTCTCGCTGGCCCGGATCACGACGGGCAGGTCCTCGACCACGAGCGGTCCGAAGCGGCGTCCACGCCAGATCGCCGCGGCGACGACCACGGCGATCAGCAGGATGATCGCAGGCGTGAGCCATCCGGGCGTCAGCTCCGCGATCGTCGGTACGCCGGACGCGGTGGCATCCGCCGCCGACGGCAGGTACCAGACGAGGGTGCGGTGGGATCCGAGCAATCCGATCGCGAGTGCGGCGTTCCCCGCCTTCTGGATGCCGTCGTTCTCCAGGATCGCTGCGCCGACGGCGCTCACCGTCGTGTCGCCGGAACGGGCCTGGGCGAGCGCGTACAAGCTGCCGAGCGGGAAGCATCCGACGGCGTCGCCGGTGACGCGGAAGGCGGTGTCGACGCCCGCGACGGACTCGGCGCGATCCGCCGCGGCCACGTCGCAGCCCGGAGTCGACGACGCCGTCCGTACCGGATGACCCGCCAACCGCACATCGGGCGCGATGGCCTGCAACTGGGCGAAGCCAGGGCCGACGGCGACGACGTCGACGCCGAGGCCGAGCACGGTGCGCGACTGCGCCGCATCCAGGAACCCGCTCGGATCGGAGAGCAACACCGTCGTGTCGTCGCGTTCGGATGCCGCCTGCCGGGCCGCCTCCAGCGTGCTGGCGGTGCGCACGTCCACGCCGTGCTCCTGAAGCACCCGTGCCAGCGCCTGCGCCCCCTGCGGCGCCGGGTTGTCCGCCCCCATCGGATCCAGGGTGCTCGTGGCGAGGGACAGCTGGATGGCCGTCGCGATCCCCGCGCCCACCAACAGGATGACGATCAACACGATCCAGCCGCGCGCCCGCCTCAGGCTCTGACGCGGCGTGCTGGACAGCACGGGAGCCGTGGCGGTCATTCGGTGACCACCGCGTCGGCGGTCGTGAAGACGGGTCTGGCCTTCGCCAGCTCGCGATCGAGCGCTGCGAGTGTCGCGTAGTCGTCGGCGTCCGCACGCCTTCCGAGGTATCGGACGCCATCGAAGAGAGTCGCAGCGCCGTGCAACTGCGTTGTGAAGGCAGGCAGCGCGCCGGATGCCTCGATGGCCAGCTCCTGCGCCGTGGTGCCAGGAAGGACGAGCACGATGGTGCGGTCGCCCAGAGCGCGGCCGATGGCGCGGAACAGCTCGCGCACAGCCTCGTCGTATCTCCCCGCCGAAGCCGCAGAGGCGGCGCGACGACGCAGTTCGTCCGCCGACCTGTGGTCCTGGGCATCGAAGACGGCGGGAGCCTGGCGCCGACGCGACAGACGCGGCATCCCGAAGATGACGAAGGCCGCGATCAGTACAGCCGCGAGAAGGGCCACGCCGATGCCGGCCATGATCCAGGCGGCATTGCCGCCGATCCCGCTGCCGAGGGCGGAGAACCACTCGGAGATCTGCTGCGCGAGCCGGTCGAACCAGGTCGGCTTGGCGGCCTGATATTCGGGTTTCGCCAGCTCGTGCTGCAACCACTGCTGAGCGGTGGGACCGTCAGGATTCAGCGGCGGAGTATCCACGTGCACGCGCTGCAGGAGCGAGAGCACGGCGCTCGACGATCCGGTCACGGGGAGCTCTGCGTCCATGGTGCGTTCTGCGCATCGGGAGCACCCGCTGCAGGAGGGACTCCCCAGGCGCGCTGCGCGATCCAGGCGGGCGTCGCGAACGGGTCGCCGGCATCCGGGATGCCCGCCGCTCGCTCGTCGACCACGCGACGCAGGTCGGCGTCGAGGCCCTCGCGGCGCATCCGCAGATCGAGATAGATGGTCGTCGCCGTAGCCGACTCCACGACCGAGGTGATCGAGCCGATGAAGGTTCCCACCACGAGCGACAGCACGTAGTAGACGATCGTGACGGTGATGGCGTTGCCGCTCTGCAGCGAGCCGGTCGGGCTGATCACGGAGATGACGATCGCGTAGATCGCCTGGAGCGGCACGGTGACGATGCTGCTGGCGACGGAGCAGACGAGCCAGACGAGCACGAGCGTGCCGAACGTGCGCCAGAACGATCGGCGGGTGAGGTGCCACGAGCGACCGACCGCGTGGAACACGCCGGCCTTCTCGACGACGATGACGCTGGGCGTGAGTGCGGTCTTCGTGCCGACCCAGATCCACACGGCGATCAGGCAGAGCACCGCGAACACGACGGCAAGAACCGTGGCGAGCGTCGAACCAGCCATGCTGGTCAGGATGCCGACGCCGAGCGGGACGAGCACGGATGCGACCACTGCTGCCGCCAGCAGCGCCGTCCAGCCGATGAGGCGCCAGCGTCTGCCCCGCGTCCAGCGCCACAGTCCGCGCAGGGTCAGCTTCTCGCCGAGTGCCCCTCGTGCAACCTCCGTGGCGACGAGGCCCTGCACCATGGCCGTGCCGACGAGCGAGATCACGACGCCGACGAGGACCGCGGCGATCAGCAGCGCGACGCTTCCGGCGGCGATCAGCTGCTGATCGGACGACTGCTCCTGGCTGGCCGTCCCGATGCGCAGCACGGCGAACGCGGTCGTGGCACCCACGACGACGACCGTCGTGACGGTCGTGATGAGCTGCACGATGAGAGCTCCGCCTACCGTGGCGCGAGGGTTGTGCCGCAGCACGGCGAACGGGGTTCCGAACAGGCGTCCGAACGTCATGGGACGCAACGGGAAGAGGCCCGGCTTCGGTGGGGGAGTCCAGCTCTGCTGCCAGCTCGGGGCGCCTGTCGCCGGCTGCTGCCAGCCGGGCTGGCCGGAGTACTGCCAGCCGGGCTGGCCCTGGTACTGCTGCCATCCTGACTGGCCCTGATACTGTTGCCAGCTGGGTGGGCCGGGATATTGCTGGCCGCCGGACGGATCCGGATACTGCTGTGCGATGGGCGGGGCAGTCTGCGCGCTGGTCGATGGGGGTGCCCACGACTCGGGTGCCGTCCATCCGGGATCCTGCTGGTGCGTCGCGGGCCCATCGCCGCTCTGGACGGGCTGTCCCTGCGTCGGCGCGTGCGCGCTCGCGCCGGGTTCGACCGGATTCTGGGAATCGCTCACCGTTGATGACCTGCCGCTGCTCGTGTCCAGGGTTTCCTCATCCTGGCACACCGGATCCGACCCGTCGGACCCCGCGACTCACCGCGGCCCGAGGCGCCTCTCTCGGCTGTCGGACCCGACCTGTCGACTACTCTTGTGCCATGGTCTCGCCCGCGTGGACGCCTTCCGCGGGCGCCGAAGAGGAATCAGGACCCCTTACTGGAATGAACGCACGAATCCTGGTTGTCGACGACGACACCGCACTGGCCGAGATGATCGGCATCGTGTTGCGGACCGAGGGCTTCGAACCCAGCTTCTGCGCCGACGGCAGCCTCGCGATCGAGGCGTTCCACGGCGCGAAGCCCGATCTGATCCTGCTCGACCTGATGCTCCCCGGCATGGACGGCATCGAGGTGTGCTCGCGCATCCGTGCCGAGTCCGGCGTGCCGATCATCATGCTGACCGCGAAGTCCGACACGGCGGATGTCGTGAAGGGCCTCGAATCCGGCGCTGACGACTACATGGTCAAGCCGTTCAATCCGAAGGAGCTCGTGGCCCGCATCCGCACGCGGCTGCGACCTGCGGCATCCGCTCCGGCCACGGATGTCTTGCGTGTCGGCGACCTGGAGATCGACGTCGCCGCCCACGAGGTGCGGCGTGGAGACGACCGCATCAGCCTGACCCCGCTGGAGTTCGACCTCCTGATCGCGCTCGCCTCGAAGCCGCAACAGGTCTTCACGCGCGAGATGCTGCTCGAACAGGTGTGGGGTTACCACTACAAGGCCGACACGCGACTCGTGAACGTGCACGTGCAGCGGCTCCGCGCGAAGGTCGAAGACGACCCCGACAACCCGAAGATCGTGATGACCGTGCGCGGAGTGGGCTACCGCGCCGGCGCGACGCCGTGACCGGCGCCCACTGAGAAGAGTCCGCGTGTTCCTCGGCGTCGACTGGCGACGGTGGCGGGAGTGGCCCGGCCACCTGGCGCACCTGTGGCGCACCAACCTGCAATTCCGCACGATCCTGATCACCGTGGCGCTCACCGGCGCTGCCGTGCTCGTCGCCGGTCTGCTGGTGTCGTTCGTGGTGGGCAACGGGCTCTACCAATCGCGCCTCGAGCAGGCGTATCGCGACTCCGCCCGCGCCACCACCGACGCCCAGAAGAAGCTGGACGCGTCGGACGCCACCGACCCCGAAGCCGTCGAGAACCTTTTCCTCCAGGTGTTCGGCGATGTGAAGAACTCGACGGCGACCGGGCTCGTCGCCTCTTTTCGTGTTCCCGGGCAAGGGATCGACCCCGGCGCACCCGTCGGCGTCTCCACCTTCGGCTCGGGCAAGGACGTCATCACCGCCGACATGCGCAAGGCGGTGAAGTCATCGCCGCACGCCGTGTTCGCCCAGTCGGTGGCGCTACCGGCGACCGACGGCACGACCCGCCCCGGCATCGTCGTCGGGTCGCAGCTGCAGTTGCCGACGGCCGGTCGCTACGAGCTGTACATCGGCTACGACCTCTCCGATTCGGAACAGACGCTGCTCTTCGTACAGAGGACTCTGCTCGTCGTCGGCCTCGCTCTGCTGCTGCTGATCGCCGCCATCACCTACCTGGTTGTGCGGCTCGTGGTCACACCCATCAGGGTCGCGGCACAGACGAGTAGACGCCTGGCAGACGGCGACCTCGAAGTGCGCATGCCCATCGCCAACGAAGACGCGTTCGCCACACTCGCGAGATCCTTCAACGGCATGGCGGATGCGCTCCAGCGGCAGATCACGCAGCTCGCGACCCTCTCGCAGCTGCAGCAACGCTTCGTGAGCGACGTCTCGCACGAGCTGCGCACCCCGCTCACCACCATCCGCCTCGCCGGTGATGTCATCTACGACCAGCGTGAGGACTTCCCGGCGGCGACGGCGAGGACGGCGGAGCTCCTGCACACCCAGATCGAACGCTTCGACACCCTGCTCTCCGACCTGCTCGAGATCAGCAGATACGACGCCGGATCCGTGGTGCTCGAGCTCGAGCCGACCAACCTGGTGCGACTGGCCGACGACGCCGTCGACGACATGCGGCCGCTCGCGGTGACGAACGGATCCGAGCTCCGGCTCGAGGCACCTGGCGGCTACTTCGAGGTGGACATGGATGCCAGGCGCGTGCGCCGCATTCTGCGCAACCTGCTCGGCAACGCGATCGAGCACGGCGAGGGTGGCCCGATCGTCGTTGTGGTCGACAGCAACCAGTCCGCCGTGGCGCTCGGCGTGCGCGACTACGGCCTCGGCATGAGCGAGCACGAGGTGCAGCACGTGTTCGACAGGTTCTGGCGCGCGGATCCGTCGCGCAAACGCACCATCGGCGGCACCGGTCTCGGCTTGGCGATCTCGCTGGAAGACGCCGCCCAGCACGAGGGATGGCTCGATGTCTGGTCTTCTCCGCACCACGGATCCCACTTCCGCCTGACCCTGCCGCGCACCCCGGGGGAGCCGATCCTCTCTTCCCCGATACCGCTCGCGCCCGCCGATGCGCCGCGCGACGACGAGGACCGTCCCATCGGCAACGAGCTGACAGGGAACCGCCACGACGTCGACTCCGACGGCAACCGCGGCGAACGCGGCGGCCGGAATCGTCGCGGCGGCGGTCGCGGGCGCCGCGGCCGCGGCGACTCGTCCGGCGGCCATGGCGAGTCCGCGAGCGGCGGGCAGGGCAGCACGGGACCGGTCTCCACCTCGACCGGATCAACCAGAGGACGGTGAGCGCATGAGCACCGACAGCATCCGCAGACGACGCACCGCGCTGACGCTTGCCGCCGCCCTCGCTGTTCTGGCGTTGATCGCGGGCTGCGCTCAGATCCCGCGCACCAGCGCCGTCAAAGAGGTGGGTCCGATCACCGAGCAGAACGACGGTCTCGGACAGGTCGACTTCCTGCCGAGCGGACCGCAGACCGGCGCCACGCAGGACGACATCCTGCGTGGGTTCATCCAAGCCGCGGTGTCGCCCCAGGGCGACTACCAGGTCGCGCGCGAGTTCCTCACGACCGGTTATCAGAGTCGCTGGAATCCCGACGCCTCCGTCACCGTCGACACGGCGTCGGCGCGCACATACTCCACAGTGGACGCGAACCAGAAACAGCTCACGCTGGCGC harbors:
- the mtrA gene encoding MtrAB system response regulator MtrA, with protein sequence MNARILVVDDDTALAEMIGIVLRTEGFEPSFCADGSLAIEAFHGAKPDLILLDLMLPGMDGIEVCSRIRAESGVPIIMLTAKSDTADVVKGLESGADDYMVKPFNPKELVARIRTRLRPAASAPATDVLRVGDLEIDVAAHEVRRGDDRISLTPLEFDLLIALASKPQQVFTREMLLEQVWGYHYKADTRLVNVHVQRLRAKVEDDPDNPKIVMTVRGVGYRAGATP
- the mtrB gene encoding MtrAB system histidine kinase MtrB, yielding MFLGVDWRRWREWPGHLAHLWRTNLQFRTILITVALTGAAVLVAGLLVSFVVGNGLYQSRLEQAYRDSARATTDAQKKLDASDATDPEAVENLFLQVFGDVKNSTATGLVASFRVPGQGIDPGAPVGVSTFGSGKDVITADMRKAVKSSPHAVFAQSVALPATDGTTRPGIVVGSQLQLPTAGRYELYIGYDLSDSEQTLLFVQRTLLVVGLALLLLIAAITYLVVRLVVTPIRVAAQTSRRLADGDLEVRMPIANEDAFATLARSFNGMADALQRQITQLATLSQLQQRFVSDVSHELRTPLTTIRLAGDVIYDQREDFPAATARTAELLHTQIERFDTLLSDLLEISRYDAGSVVLELEPTNLVRLADDAVDDMRPLAVTNGSELRLEAPGGYFEVDMDARRVRRILRNLLGNAIEHGEGGPIVVVVDSNQSAVALGVRDYGLGMSEHEVQHVFDRFWRADPSRKRTIGGTGLGLAISLEDAAQHEGWLDVWSSPHHGSHFRLTLPRTPGEPILSSPIPLAPADAPRDDEDRPIGNELTGNRHDVDSDGNRGERGGRNRRGGGRGRRGRGDSSGGHGESASGGQGSTGPVSTSTGSTRGR
- a CDS encoding DUF4350 domain-containing protein codes for the protein MTATAPVLSSTPRQSLRRARGWIVLIVILLVGAGIATAIQLSLATSTLDPMGADNPAPQGAQALARVLQEHGVDVRTASTLEAARQAASERDDTTVLLSDPSGFLDAAQSRTVLGLGVDVVAVGPGFAQLQAIAPDVRLAGHPVRTASSTPGCDVAAADRAESVAGVDTAFRVTGDAVGCFPLGSLYALAQARSGDTTVSAVGAAILENDGIQKAGNAALAIGLLGSHRTLVWYLPSAADATASGVPTIAELTPGWLTPAIILLIAVVVAAAIWRGRRFGPLVVEDLPVVIRASETIDGRAQLYRRASARSHALDALRVGALRRIGRLCGLPPNAYVDQIVIAAAGLTGRPLVDVREALVDSTPGTDAEALATASVLEDLEHEVRLAVGGATDTLGRPAPEGTEPPAGGAQTPPVAGPLGSPATPTNTTRTSAYSDEE
- a CDS encoding DUF4129 domain-containing protein, whose product is MDAELPVTGSSSAVLSLLQRVHVDTPPLNPDGPTAQQWLQHELAKPEYQAAKPTWFDRLAQQISEWFSALGSGIGGNAAWIMAGIGVALLAAVLIAAFVIFGMPRLSRRRQAPAVFDAQDHRSADELRRRAASAASAGRYDEAVRELFRAIGRALGDRTIVLVLPGTTAQELAIEASGALPAFTTQLHGAATLFDGVRYLGRRADADDYATLAALDRELAKARPVFTTADAVVTE